The window GAAAGAAATCCATCACGTGAAACAGTAGCAGTCGTTTCTTCTCCCATACGGCGATACGAAATACTTCCTGCTTCTTTTTCTTTATCCCCAAGGATGAGAGTGTAACTACTGCGTTTCATGATGGAATCCCTAATTTTGCTTCCAATCTTTTCGTTCCGAACATCCAATTCGACACGGAAACCTTGCATTACTAAATCCTGATACACTTCCTTCGCGTAATCACTATGAGTTTCTGCCACAGTTAAGACACGAATTTGAGTTGGGTTCAGCCACAAAGGAAATTTTCCTTCGAAGTGTTCGATGAGGATTCCAATGAACCTTTCGAGAGATCCATAGATGGCTCTATGGATCATGACTGGTGCATGTTTTTTTCCGTCAGAGGCAGTGAAATCGAGTTCAAATCGGTTCGGCATAGAGAAGTCAATTTGAACCGTTCCGCATTGCCATAACCTTCCGAGTGAATCCTTGATATTGAATTCAATTTTAGGACCATAAAAGGCTCCGTCCCCTTCTTTGATCCCGTATTCAATTCCTTTTTTCTTAAGAGCATCGTGTAAGGCTTGTGTGGCGAGGTTCCAATCTTCGTCGCTACCTTGTGACTTTTCAGGTCTTGTCGCGATGAAGGTTTTGAATTCAGTGAATCCAAACTTTTTGTACACATCAAATGTAAAGTCAATGATGTCTTCTACTTCCGATTCTACTTTATCAAGAGGAGCATAGATGTGGGCATCGTCTTGGGTAAAGGCACGAACACGGAAGAGTCCATGCAAAACCCCAGACATTTCGTGACGATGCACATTCCCGAGTTCCATAAACCGAAGGGGTAGTTCTCTGTAAGAGTGCATATGGTATTTGTAAATCAAACAACATCCAGGACAGTTCATGGGTTTGACGGCAAACTCACTTTCATCGATGTCAGTGAAATACATGTTTTCTTTAAAATTATCCCAGTGCCCGGACTTTTTCCAAAGGCTGGAATTTAAAATGGCGGGAGTTTTGATTTCCTGATACCCACGACGAAAACATTCTTCTCGGATATACGATGCTAGGGTG of the Leptospira biflexa serovar Patoc strain 'Patoc 1 (Paris)' genome contains:
- the thrS gene encoding threonine--tRNA ligase; the protein is MAALTITLPDGSSKELESGKSFSDFVQNQLPFLKEKALAVVLSDGRTVDLSFVPTENTTVKFLTFDDKEGKEVFHHSSAHLLGMAVQRLWPEARLTVGPVIENGPGFFFYDIDFGDLVITVDDLPKIEAEMAKIVKEDLTVKRWELSKEEAIEKFKKENEPYKVELIQGFDAASVSLYGQGEWYDLCRGPHVARTGQLKAFKLTAISGAYWKGDSKNKQLTRIYGVSFPTKKLLDEYIFLIEEAKKRDHRKLGKELDLFSFQDEAPGFPFWHPKGTVLWNTLASYIREECFRRGYQEIKTPAILNSSLWKKSGHWDNFKENMYFTDIDESEFAVKPMNCPGCCLIYKYHMHSYRELPLRFMELGNVHRHEMSGVLHGLFRVRAFTQDDAHIYAPLDKVESEVEDIIDFTFDVYKKFGFTEFKTFIATRPEKSQGSDEDWNLATQALHDALKKKGIEYGIKEGDGAFYGPKIEFNIKDSLGRLWQCGTVQIDFSMPNRFELDFTASDGKKHAPVMIHRAIYGSLERFIGILIEHFEGKFPLWLNPTQIRVLTVAETHSDYAKEVYQDLVMQGFRVELDVRNEKIGSKIRDSIMKRSSYTLILGDKEKEAGSISYRRMGEETTATVSRDGFLSLLKGELN